The nucleotide window GTCAGTCAACCGGGAATCTCTACACGCAAGACTGGTCGATAGTCGCAAGTATTGTTGAGAGAGGTAGTGCTGTGTGTAACAGCACAGTATGATTTGTTGCTTCCTCAGGGAAGCACTGCCGCCGGCCAAGCGTTGCAGTTCCGCTGGGAGTCCACTACAACACTCAGAGGATGCGAACGCTTGGTCAGCATCAACCATTTGTACGACTGGATTTCTTTCTTGAGTCCAAGTGGTGCCACCATCACAAGAAGTTATACTGGTCCACCCGGAGTCGTAGATGTACCTATGAGTGAAGTCTCGGTTCACCAGCGTATCATCGATCCTGGAATCATCGCGATCGTGCGTGGCATCGATTCAGCTGTCGCACCCGACATCGTTCGTGCTATCGCAGCCGGTGGCGTCAACGCGATCGAGATTACAGCCAATACACCGGGCGCGGTGGACATGATTCGAGAGGTCTCCAACAGCGTCGAGGATGTTGCCATCGGTGCGGGGACGGTTCTCGACCCGGAGACTGCACGGGCCGTCCAACTCGCCGGTGCTGAGTTCGTCGTCACCCCGACGGTGAACACGGACGTCATCGAGACCTGCAACCGGTACGACACGCCTATTGCGACGGGCGTGATGACGCCAACCGAGGCGCTCACCGCGACTGAGGCCGGCGCAGACTTCTGTAAACTATTCCCTGCGTCAGCTGTCGGCCCCAAACAAATAAGGGCGATAAACGGGCCACTCCCGCAAGTCCCGCTGATACCGACGGGTGGCGTCTCGACCGACAACGCGGCAGCGTTCTTCGAAGCCGGCGCGGTTGCCCTCGGCGTCGGCAGTTCCATCGTCGACGGTGAGGCCATCGCCGCGGGCGACTTTAGTACGCTGACCGACGCAGCCAGCGAGTTCGTCGCAATCGCCGAGGAGTACCGATGACACCCGACCTCGTCACCTTCGGCGAGACGATGCTTCGGCTGAGTCCACCTGCGGGCGAACGGTTGGAAACTGCGACGGAACTCGACTTCCGAACGGCGGGGGCAGAGAGCAACGTTGCCATTGCGGCGGCACGACTCGGCACCGACGCCTGCTGGCTCTCAAAGCTCCCGGACTCGGCGCTTGGCCGCCGCGTGACGAACGAAATCCAAACCCACGGTGTTGACCCCCGAGTTGCGTGG belongs to Haloferax sp. Atlit-12N and includes:
- a CDS encoding bifunctional 4-hydroxy-2-oxoglutarate aldolase/2-dehydro-3-deoxy-phosphogluconate aldolase; this translates as MSEVSVHQRIIDPGIIAIVRGIDSAVAPDIVRAIAAGGVNAIEITANTPGAVDMIREVSNSVEDVAIGAGTVLDPETARAVQLAGAEFVVTPTVNTDVIETCNRYDTPIATGVMTPTEALTATEAGADFCKLFPASAVGPKQIRAINGPLPQVPLIPTGGVSTDNAAAFFEAGAVALGVGSSIVDGEAIAAGDFSTLTDAASEFVAIAEEYR